The following coding sequences lie in one bacterium genomic window:
- a CDS encoding DUF2905 domain-containing protein, protein IKFPLGKLPGDIIIKKENFVFYFPITTGILISIILTLIFSIIWRK, encoded by the coding sequence AATAAAATTCCCACTTGGAAAATTACCCGGTGATATAATAATAAAAAAAGAAAATTTTGTATTTTATTTCCCAATTACAACTGGTATTTTAATTAGCATAATTTTAACCTTAATATTTTCAATAATATGGAGGAAATAA
- a CDS encoding aminopeptidase has translation MERKNGWEVFSTEEKNNVFKFCDEYKEFISRNKIERKLVNECVETAEKNGFKEINKYKNLKKGDKFYKKNKEKEVIFGIIGKEILKKGAKFIVSHIDSPRLDLKTSPIYEDENICLLKTYYYGGIKKYQWLTIPLALYGIVILKTGEKVEIEIGEKENESIFTITDLLPHLSKDQYKKTIEEGFPGENLNVLFGTIPLTEKTEEKEKVKKNVIKILKEKYGIEESDFISSELHFVPAGKGRDAGIDKSMILSYGQDDRVCSYTSFRAINEIENPIKSVFCILVDQEEIGSYGTTSAQSSFFRYLIEEVVEKTGGTLSDIRELFENSKAISADVDSLLDPNFKEVSDPRNTARINCGVVLNKTTGGRGKGGSIEPSAEYIGYIRKIFDQNNVLWQTGEIGKIEQGGGGTVATYFARYNIDTIDCGTGVLSMHAPFELTGKIDIYSTYRAYLSFYKED, from the coding sequence ATGGAAAGGAAGAATGGGTGGGAAGTTTTCTCTACAGAAGAAAAAAATAATGTTTTTAAATTCTGTGATGAATATAAAGAGTTTATTTCAAGAAATAAAATTGAGAGAAAACTTGTAAATGAGTGTGTTGAAACTGCAGAAAAAAATGGGTTTAAAGAAATAAATAAATATAAAAACTTAAAAAAAGGAGATAAATTTTATAAAAAAAACAAAGAAAAAGAAGTAATTTTCGGTATAATCGGTAAAGAAATTTTAAAAAAAGGGGCAAAATTTATTGTCTCTCATATAGATTCTCCACGACTTGACCTAAAAACATCTCCTATTTATGAAGATGAAAATATTTGTCTTTTAAAAACCTACTATTATGGTGGAATAAAAAAATATCAATGGTTAACAATTCCTCTTGCTCTTTATGGTATAGTTATTTTAAAAACAGGTGAAAAAGTTGAAATTGAAATAGGAGAAAAGGAAAATGAAAGTATTTTTACAATAACCGACCTTCTTCCACATCTTTCAAAAGACCAGTATAAGAAAACAATTGAAGAGGGTTTCCCAGGAGAAAACTTAAATGTGTTATTTGGAACAATTCCATTGACAGAAAAAACAGAAGAAAAGGAAAAAGTTAAGAAAAATGTGATAAAAATTTTAAAAGAAAAATATGGAATTGAAGAAAGTGATTTTATCAGCAGCGAACTTCATTTTGTTCCTGCTGGAAAAGGAAGAGATGCGGGAATAGATAAAAGCATGATATTATCTTATGGACAGGATGATAGAGTTTGTTCCTATACATCTTTTAGAGCAATAAATGAAATAGAAAACCCTATAAAAAGTGTGTTTTGTATTTTGGTTGACCAGGAAGAAATCGGTAGTTATGGAACAACTTCAGCACAATCATCATTTTTTAGATATTTAATTGAAGAAGTAGTTGAAAAAACAGGTGGCACGCTTTCTGATATAAGAGAACTATTTGAAAATTCAAAAGCAATCTCTGCTGATGTTGATTCTTTATTGGACCCAAACTTTAAAGAGGTCTCAGACCCAAGAAATACAGCAAGAATTAATTGCGGTGTTGTTTTAAACAAAACAACAGGAGGAAGAGGGAAGGGAGGGAGTATTGAACCATCAGCAGAATATATTGGATATATAAGAAAAATTTTTGACCAGAATAATGTTTTATGGCAGACAGGTGAAATAGGGAAAATAGAACAGGGGGGGGGAGGAACAGTAGCGACTTATTTTGCAAGATATAATATTGATACAATTGATTGTGGAACAGGTGTTTTATCAATGCATGCACCTTTTGAATTAACAGGAAAAATTGATATCTACTCTACTTACAGGGCTTATTTATCATTTTATAAGGAGGACTAA
- a CDS encoding DUF6067 family protein gives MALSDLKIWIPNPLEKIFKEDLPKKEQQVKKEIFLFSAKNEYESFQIALRSSVMLKNVRVEFSDLLNVSGSKISKENLKYNFVDYVPVNIDNSGLKEVVRISPGEFPDPLLEDKSIDIPPQETKTIWFTIYVPPDVEEGKYKGEVKLLTNKGTFSIDLNLKVWNFILPNESHMYLTNWIMSPSALSKFHRVKIWSSEFWNLVEMYAKNMKEHRQNVIITHLFELINFFTDERGNLIFDYQNFDKWVNIFLNNGVKLIEGSHLAGRVGTWNDPNLYSPLIKVRTKEGKIIFHSRILVGHSDFYKYIGNFLMSLRNHLKEKGWIDKFIIHLSDEPDSICAPSYKLLSKIVKDFFPEVRRIDAATIPDIVGSIDVWVPLLSGNFSSFFLERQNFDEEVWWYTCCGPRDDKYPNRFIDYPLIKVRIIHWLNYKYNVKGYLHWGYNYYKDWTGSEFIDPWKENTAKMWPPGDPFIVYPGKNNKILNSIRWEQIREGIEDYEYLYLLDKKNPKVLQKILSSILPNLTDYTRNPVDLLNMRQKIGEEIEKK, from the coding sequence ATGGCACTTTCAGATTTAAAAATTTGGATTCCAAATCCTTTAGAAAAAATTTTTAAGGAAGATTTACCTAAAAAAGAACAACAGGTAAAAAAAGAGATTTTTTTATTTTCTGCAAAAAATGAATATGAATCTTTTCAAATTGCTCTGAGAAGTTCTGTTATGTTGAAAAATGTAAGAGTTGAGTTTAGTGATTTACTGAATGTATCGGGTAGTAAAATCTCAAAAGAAAACTTAAAATATAATTTTGTAGATTATGTCCCAGTGAATATAGATAATTCTGGATTAAAAGAAGTAGTTCGTATTTCTCCTGGAGAGTTTCCAGATCCTCTATTAGAGGATAAGAGTATAGATATTCCACCACAAGAAACCAAAACTATTTGGTTCACAATTTATGTTCCTCCAGATGTAGAAGAAGGGAAGTATAAAGGGGAAGTAAAATTACTTACTAATAAAGGTACTTTTTCTATAGATTTAAATTTAAAAGTGTGGAATTTTATTTTACCTAATGAGTCCCATATGTATTTAACAAATTGGATAATGTCCCCTTCTGCATTATCTAAATTTCATAGAGTTAAAATTTGGTCTTCAGAATTCTGGAATTTGGTAGAAATGTATGCGAAAAATATGAAAGAACATCGCCAAAATGTTATTATAACTCATTTATTTGAACTAATTAATTTTTTTACAGATGAAAGAGGAAATTTAATTTTTGATTATCAAAACTTTGACAAATGGGTAAACATATTTTTAAACAATGGAGTAAAATTAATAGAAGGTTCTCATTTAGCAGGAAGAGTAGGAACATGGAATGACCCAAATCTTTATTCTCCTCTTATTAAAGTAAGAACAAAAGAAGGAAAGATTATTTTTCACTCCAGAATTTTGGTAGGGCATTCAGATTTTTATAAATATATAGGAAATTTCTTAATGTCCTTAAGAAATCACCTAAAAGAAAAAGGATGGATTGATAAATTCATTATTCATTTATCTGACGAACCTGATAGTATATGTGCACCTTCTTATAAACTTTTAAGCAAAATAGTAAAAGATTTTTTCCCAGAGGTAAGAAGAATTGATGCTGCTACTATACCTGATATTGTTGGTTCAATAGATGTATGGGTGCCTCTATTATCTGGAAACTTTTCCTCTTTCTTTTTAGAGCGGCAAAATTTTGATGAAGAAGTTTGGTGGTATACCTGTTGTGGTCCAAGAGATGATAAATATCCCAATAGGTTTATAGATTATCCATTAATAAAAGTTAGGATTATCCATTGGTTAAATTATAAATATAATGTAAAAGGATACCTTCACTGGGGATACAATTACTATAAAGATTGGACAGGAAGTGAATTTATAGATCCATGGAAAGAAAATACTGCTAAAATGTGGCCACCTGGAGACCCTTTTATTGTATATCCTGGAAAAAATAATAAAATTTTAAATTCCATTCGCTGGGAACAAATTAGAGAAGGAATAGAGGACTATGAATATCTCTATTTGTTAGATAAGAAAAACCCAAAAGTTTTACAGAAAATACTTTCCAGTATATTACCAAATCTTACTGATTATACAAGAAATCCAGTTGATTTACTAAATATGAGACAAAAAATAGGTGAAGAGATAGAAAAGAAATAA
- a CDS encoding secondary thiamine-phosphate synthase enzyme YjbQ, whose product MEKISVLTNKRNEFLEITSKIEEKVKKSNVKNGICFIYIPHTTCGLTINENADPSVKNDILNKLEEIVPENSGYTHTEGNSDAHIKSSILGHSLFVFIENGSLKLGTWQGIFLCEFDGPRTRQVWIKIM is encoded by the coding sequence ATGGAAAAAATTTCTGTATTAACTAATAAAAGAAATGAATTTTTAGAAATAACTTCAAAAATAGAAGAAAAAGTGAAAAAAAGTAATGTAAAAAATGGAATTTGTTTTATATATATTCCACATACAACCTGTGGTCTAACAATAAATGAAAATGCTGACCCTTCAGTAAAAAATGATATTTTAAATAAATTAGAAGAAATTGTTCCTGAAAATTCTGGATATACTCATACTGAAGGCAATTCAGATGCCCATATAAAATCAAGTATTCTTGGACATTCTCTTTTTGTTTTCATAGAAAATGGTTCATTAAAATTGGGTACCTGGCAGGGAATTTTCTTATGTGAATTTGATGGACCGCGAACAAGGCAGGTCTGGATAAAAATTATGTAG
- a CDS encoding GNAT family N-acetyltransferase produces MEITGKNLNEIIELSNLVFRPKEKSMKIETPLMWEKGKHFVIKENEEIVSFIGMVEEEINVFGYKMKIGNIGNVCTHPDYRNKGYATCLLNETIKKAKEDKLVYLMISGGRELYKRAGAVSMPFYFYQFSGNKGKTDFRVRRYKDDLYCECIKIYQKEPVRFLRENKGFSSLFSLYNGKFKKKVMHMGSKIWIISKNKEILAYWAEGETKDGISIGYNREYGGIRELLAKVWKSRGKKVNIYIPLWDEELKYYLGKEKEVKEMGTILLINPNLLIENLSGYFIERGVEIDYLKRENKILLKANKKEKEFKDNKDLARFLLHLNNEEVWKNIFPIPLPFYGFNYA; encoded by the coding sequence ATGGAAATTACAGGTAAAAACTTGAATGAAATTATTGAGTTATCAAATTTAGTTTTCCGACCGAAAGAAAAGAGTATGAAAATAGAAACACCTCTAATGTGGGAAAAAGGAAAACACTTTGTTATTAAAGAAAATGAAGAAATAGTTTCGTTTATTGGAATGGTAGAAGAAGAAATAAATGTTTTTGGATATAAAATGAAAATTGGTAATATCGGGAATGTATGTACCCATCCAGATTACAGAAATAAAGGTTATGCTACCTGTCTTTTAAATGAAACAATTAAAAAAGCAAAAGAAGATAAATTGGTATATCTTATGATTTCAGGTGGAAGGGAATTATATAAAAGAGCAGGGGCGGTCAGTATGCCTTTTTATTTTTATCAATTTTCTGGTAATAAGGGAAAAACAGATTTTAGAGTAAGAAGATATAAAGATGATTTGTATTGTGAATGTATTAAAATTTATCAAAAAGAGCCTGTTAGGTTTTTGAGAGAAAATAAAGGATTTTCATCACTTTTTTCTTTGTATAACGGAAAATTTAAGAAGAAAGTAATGCATATGGGAAGTAAAATCTGGATAATTTCAAAAAATAAAGAAATTTTGGCTTACTGGGCAGAAGGTGAAACAAAAGATGGAATTTCTATTGGTTATAATAGAGAGTATGGTGGAATAAGAGAATTGTTAGCAAAGGTTTGGAAAAGTAGAGGGAAAAAAGTAAATATTTATATACCTTTGTGGGATGAGGAATTAAAATATTATTTAGGAAAAGAGAAAGAAGTAAAAGAAATGGGGACTATTCTTCTTATCAATCCAAATCTTCTTATAGAGAATTTAAGTGGATATTTTATAGAAAGAGGAGTAGAAATTGATTATTTAAAAAGAGAAAACAAAATATTATTAAAAGCAAATAAAAAAGAAAAGGAATTTAAAGATAATAAAGATTTAGCAAGATTTCTTTTACATTTAAATAATGAAGAAGTATGGAAAAATATTTTTCCAATACCATTACCTTTTTATGGATTTAATTATGCATAA
- a CDS encoding NUDIX hydrolase, with protein MTKKTYKNPVPTVDIIIEYKKDIILIERKNYPYGWALPGGFVNYGESLEKAAEREAKEETGLELEDLKQFHTYSQPGRDPRYHTISTVFTAKGKGKLKSGDDAKKVKIFNKENLPENVAFDHKTILSDYFECISS; from the coding sequence ATAACAAAAAAAACATATAAAAACCCAGTTCCAACAGTTGATATAATAATTGAATATAAAAAAGATATTATTTTAATTGAAAGAAAAAATTACCCTTATGGTTGGGCTTTACCAGGTGGATTTGTTAATTATGGAGAATCGCTTGAAAAAGCAGCAGAAAGAGAAGCAAAAGAAGAAACAGGACTTGAACTTGAAGATTTAAAACAATTTCATACATATTCACAGCCAGGAAGAGACCCAAGATACCATACAATTTCAACGGTATTTACCGCAAAAGGAAAAGGCAAATTGAAAAGTGGAGATGATGCTAAAAAAGTAAAAATTTTTAATAAAGAAAATTTACCTGAAAATGTTGCTTTTGACCATAAGACAATACTAAGTGATTATTTTGAATGTATAAGTTCATAA
- the trpS gene encoding tryptophan--tRNA ligase encodes MSEKSILSGMRPTGPLHIGHLFGALKNWKKLQDDGYKCFYMIADYHALSTEYANPQKIKENVEEVAIDFLISGLNPEKSTIFIQSLVPQHSELHLLFSMFVPIPYLERNPVYKEQIKELKDKDLHTYGFLGYPILQAADILLYKATYVPIGVDQLPHLELTREIARRFNYLYGETFPIPEALLTETPKILGTDGRKMSKSYNNCIYLKDSPDIIKKRVSTMFTDPKRIYRKDKGHPGKCPVFMYQNIFNKERVGEIKKSCKEGEIGCTDCKKELGEKVVDFLKDIQEKREELSKNKEYIWKILKNGSEKAREVATKTLKDVKIKIGVNYE; translated from the coding sequence ATGAGCGAAAAATCAATTTTAAGTGGAATGAGACCAACAGGACCATTGCATATAGGACATTTATTTGGTGCCTTAAAAAACTGGAAGAAATTACAGGATGATGGATATAAATGTTTTTATATGATTGCTGATTATCATGCATTAAGCACAGAATATGCTAATCCACAAAAAATAAAGGAAAATGTGGAAGAAGTGGCAATTGATTTTCTCATTTCTGGACTTAATCCTGAAAAATCAACAATTTTTATTCAATCACTTGTTCCTCAACACTCTGAATTACATCTTTTATTTTCAATGTTTGTTCCTATTCCATATCTTGAAAGAAATCCTGTGTATAAAGAGCAGATAAAGGAATTGAAGGATAAGGACTTACATACTTATGGTTTTTTGGGTTATCCTATATTACAGGCAGCAGATATTCTTTTATATAAGGCAACTTATGTTCCAATAGGAGTTGACCAATTACCACATCTTGAACTTACAAGAGAAATTGCAAGAAGATTTAATTACCTCTATGGAGAAACATTTCCAATTCCTGAAGCATTATTGACAGAAACACCTAAAATTCTAGGAACAGATGGGAGAAAAATGAGTAAATCATATAATAATTGTATTTATTTGAAGGACTCTCCAGATATAATAAAAAAAAGGGTCTCAACAATGTTCACAGACCCAAAAAGAATTTACAGAAAAGATAAAGGACATCCAGGAAAATGTCCTGTATTTATGTACCAGAATATTTTTAATAAGGAAAGGGTAGGGGAGATTAAAAAAAGTTGTAAAGAAGGTGAAATAGGATGCACTGATTGTAAAAAGGAATTAGGAGAAAAGGTTGTTGACTTTTTAAAAGATATACAGGAAAAAAGAGAAGAACTTTCTAAAAATAAAGAATATATCTGGAAAATTTTAAAAAATGGTAGTGAAAAAGCAAGAGAAGTAGCAACAAAAACATTAAAAGATGTTAAAATTAAAATTGGAGTAAATTATGAATAA
- the hisC gene encoding histidinol-phosphate transaminase — protein sequence MNKNIEKLVKEGIKKISPYEPGKPIEELQREYKVKKTIKLASNENPFGPSKKVKKAIEKSIENINRYPDGSSYELKNELSKYLKLPVENIMIGSGSSEVISLTLETFINPGEEILYPWPSFTMYRIFALKNNAIGVEIQLENDFSYNLTKFLERITPKTKVIILCNPNNPTGTIIKKREMENFIKNLPDDIILISDEAYFDYVESNDFGSAFPFFKEKNIIICRTFAKIYGLAGLRIGYGIANKDIIGYIERIRPPFNVTTPSQMAAIASLDDQKYIENVKKKTIKGKKYLYSEFEKMGVEYTHSESNFILCKFGKNTNKIVKELEKRGIIVRGMASFGLPEYIRITIGTEEENKIFINNLKDILKK from the coding sequence ATGAATAAAAATATTGAAAAATTAGTAAAGGAAGGGATTAAGAAAATTTCTCCTTATGAACCAGGGAAACCAATTGAAGAATTGCAGCGAGAATATAAGGTAAAAAAAACAATAAAACTTGCTTCAAATGAAAATCCTTTTGGTCCTTCTAAAAAAGTTAAAAAAGCAATAGAAAAAAGTATAGAAAATATCAATAGATATCCAGATGGCTCATCTTATGAGTTAAAAAATGAATTATCTAAATATTTAAAATTACCTGTTGAAAATATAATGATAGGAAGTGGTTCAAGTGAAGTTATTTCTTTAACACTTGAAACATTCATAAACCCTGGAGAAGAAATTCTTTATCCCTGGCCGTCTTTTACAATGTATAGAATTTTTGCTTTGAAAAATAATGCTATTGGAGTTGAAATTCAACTTGAAAATGATTTTTCATACAATCTTACAAAATTTCTTGAAAGAATTACTCCAAAAACAAAAGTTATTATTTTATGTAATCCAAACAATCCAACAGGAACAATTATAAAGAAAAGAGAGATGGAAAATTTTATAAAAAATTTACCAGACGATATTATTTTAATTTCTGATGAGGCATATTTTGATTATGTTGAAAGTAATGATTTTGGAAGTGCTTTCCCATTTTTCAAAGAAAAAAATATTATTATATGTAGAACTTTTGCTAAAATATATGGACTTGCAGGACTTAGAATTGGTTATGGAATTGCCAATAAGGATATAATTGGGTATATTGAAAGAATAAGACCTCCTTTTAATGTAACTACTCCTTCTCAAATGGCTGCAATTGCATCTCTTGATGACCAGAAATACATTGAAAATGTTAAAAAGAAAACAATAAAAGGGAAAAAATACCTATATTCTGAATTTGAAAAAATGGGAGTTGAATATACCCATTCTGAAAGCAATTTTATCCTATGTAAATTTGGGAAAAATACAAACAAAATTGTAAAAGAACTTGAAAAAAGAGGAATAATAGTAAGAGGTATGGCTTCATTTGGTCTTCCTGAATATATAAGGATTACAATTGGAACAGAAGAGGAAAATAAAATTTTTATAAATAACCTTAAAGATATTTTAAAGAAATAA
- a CDS encoding pyridoxine 5'-phosphate synthase, whose protein sequence is MIKLGINIDHVATLRQLRREVFPDPVGAAVICELAGCDSIVCHLREDRRHIQERDLKLLKEVVKTKLNLEMALSEDVIKIALETKPDQVTIVPEKREELTTEGGLDVITNFEKIKKVVETFHKSGIKVSIFIEPDLNQIEKVKETGANFIEIHTGKYSIVKTEDEIYNELNKIIKGTEFALSIGLRVNAGHGLDYKNVTPICKINGIEELNIGYSIICMSVFTGLHKAVTKMIKTIRENERKD, encoded by the coding sequence ATGATTAAATTGGGTATAAATATAGACCATGTCGCAACATTAAGACAATTAAGAAGAGAGGTATTTCCTGACCCTGTTGGTGCAGCAGTTATATGTGAACTTGCTGGTTGTGATTCTATTGTATGCCATTTAAGAGAAGATAGAAGACATATTCAGGAAAGAGATTTAAAATTATTAAAAGAAGTCGTCAAAACAAAATTAAATTTAGAAATGGCTCTTTCTGAAGATGTAATTAAAATCGCATTAGAAACAAAACCAGACCAGGTTACAATTGTTCCAGAAAAAAGGGAAGAATTAACAACAGAAGGTGGACTTGATGTGATAACGAATTTTGAAAAAATAAAAAAAGTCGTTGAAACTTTCCACAAGTCAGGTATAAAAGTAAGTATATTTATAGAACCAGACCTCAATCAAATAGAAAAGGTAAAAGAGACAGGAGCAAATTTTATAGAAATTCATACAGGAAAATATTCAATAGTTAAAACAGAAGATGAAATTTATAATGAATTAAATAAAATAATTAAAGGTACTGAATTCGCATTATCAATTGGTTTAAGAGTAAATGCTGGACATGGACTTGATTATAAAAATGTGACACCAATATGTAAAATAAATGGGATAGAAGAGTTAAATATTGGTTATAGCATAATTTGTATGTCTGTTTTTACTGGATTACATAAGGCAGTAACAAAAAT